From one Gracilibacillus salinarum genomic stretch:
- the ispE gene encoding 4-(cytidine 5'-diphospho)-2-C-methyl-D-erythritol kinase: MYILEKAPAKINLTLDVLYKRPDQYHEIAMVMTTVDLADRLEFFLLDKDKIEISSENRFVPNDERNLAYRAAKILKERYQIKQGVRITIDKQIPVAAGLAGGSSDAAATLRGLNRLWNLQLSMETLAELGSEVGSDVSFCVYDSTALAEGRGEVITELPAPPQCWVVLAKPVQGVSTQSVYQSLNLDNLEHPDTEGMIKAIKTGDYDGVCNRLKNVLETVTLPKNPEVEQIKQQMIRSGADAVLMSGSGPTVFGLVQQESRADRIYNSLRGFCEEVYVVRLLGTHQTLD, from the coding sequence ATGTATATATTAGAAAAAGCACCGGCGAAAATTAATTTAACGCTTGATGTGCTTTATAAACGCCCGGATCAATATCATGAAATAGCAATGGTTATGACTACGGTAGACTTAGCGGATCGGTTAGAGTTTTTCTTATTAGATAAAGATAAAATTGAAATATCATCTGAAAATCGCTTCGTTCCTAATGACGAGCGTAATTTAGCATATAGAGCTGCCAAAATATTGAAAGAACGATATCAAATCAAACAAGGAGTTCGTATTACCATCGATAAGCAAATCCCGGTAGCTGCTGGTTTAGCCGGAGGCAGTAGTGATGCAGCGGCCACGCTTCGAGGGCTGAACAGGCTGTGGAATCTTCAATTGTCGATGGAGACGTTAGCAGAGTTAGGTTCTGAAGTTGGCTCGGATGTTTCTTTTTGTGTGTATGATTCCACCGCATTAGCAGAAGGCCGTGGTGAAGTGATAACAGAATTACCTGCACCACCACAGTGCTGGGTCGTATTAGCTAAACCGGTTCAAGGAGTATCTACACAATCCGTTTATCAATCGCTTAATCTCGATAATTTGGAACATCCAGACACGGAAGGTATGATCAAGGCAATCAAGACAGGTGATTATGACGGAGTGTGTAACAGGTTAAAAAATGTCCTGGAAACTGTTACGCTACCGAAAAATCCGGAAGTAGAGCAAATTAAACAACAAATGATTCGTTCAGGCGCAGATGCTGTATTGATGAGCGGAAGCGGTCCAACCGTATTTGGACTAGTTCAACAGGAAAGCAGAGCAGATCGGATTTACAATAGTTTAAGGGGATTTTGTGAAGAAGTATATGTAGTTCGTCTGTTAGGAACACATCAAACACTTGATTAA
- the purR gene encoding pur operon repressor, whose protein sequence is MKRSDRLVTMTNYLIEHPMELISLPFFSDTYGAAKSSISEDLSIINRMFKEDGIGYLESVSGAAGGVKYIPNVSLAKSEAFIDVLCQQLEDPNRLLPGGYLFMSDILANPNTVRDIGRLFASRFAGLKIDSIVTVATKGIPLAYAVASFLNVPVVIVRRDPKVTEGSTVSINYVSGSSKKIQTMVLSKRSLKPGENVCIIDDFMKAGGTINGMKSLLEEFEANVKAIGVLAEAEDEEEDRVVDDYTSLVQIKNVDSNSHEIEVIKGNYFTGK, encoded by the coding sequence ATGAAAAGAAGTGATCGCCTGGTTACGATGACCAATTATTTAATAGAGCATCCGATGGAATTAATTTCTCTTCCTTTTTTTTCAGATACGTATGGAGCGGCGAAGTCCTCTATAAGTGAAGACTTATCAATTATTAACCGCATGTTTAAAGAAGATGGAATTGGTTATTTAGAGTCCGTTTCAGGCGCTGCTGGTGGTGTGAAATATATTCCTAATGTGTCATTAGCAAAGAGTGAAGCATTTATTGATGTTCTGTGCCAGCAACTAGAAGACCCTAATCGTCTTTTGCCTGGTGGGTATTTATTTATGAGTGATATTCTAGCTAATCCTAACACGGTAAGAGATATTGGTCGATTATTTGCTTCCAGGTTTGCTGGATTAAAGATAGACTCGATTGTTACTGTTGCTACGAAGGGAATACCGCTGGCATATGCAGTGGCCTCTTTCTTAAATGTACCGGTAGTAATTGTTCGTCGCGACCCTAAAGTAACAGAGGGATCAACCGTCAGTATCAATTATGTTTCTGGATCTTCTAAAAAAATTCAAACGATGGTTCTTTCAAAGCGAAGTCTTAAGCCTGGTGAAAATGTGTGCATCATTGATGATTTTATGAAAGCAGGAGGCACCATAAACGGTATGAAGAGCTTGTTAGAAGAATTTGAGGCTAACGTGAAAGCAATAGGTGTTTTAGCCGAGGCAGAGGATGAGGAAGAAGATCGTGTTGTAGATGACTATACTTCTCTTGTTCAAATTAAAAATGTGGACTCTAACAGTCATGAAATTGAGGTAATTAAAGGCAACTATTTCACCGGAAAGTAA
- the spoVG gene encoding septation regulator SpoVG: MEVTDVRLRRVNTDGRMRAIASITLDDEFVVHDIRVIDGNNGMFVAMPSKRTPDGEFRDIAHPINSGTRAKIQDAVLEEYQRAGEAEVEYEEAGAS, translated from the coding sequence ATGGAAGTAACTGACGTGAGATTACGCCGCGTGAATACCGATGGAAGAATGCGAGCTATCGCATCCATTACGTTAGATGATGAGTTTGTGGTACACGATATTCGAGTAATTGATGGAAATAATGGAATGTTTGTAGCAATGCCTTCTAAGCGCACACCGGATGGTGAATTTAGAGATATTGCGCATCCAATTAACTCTGGTACGCGAGCTAAAATTCAAGACGCTGTCTTAGAAGAATATCAACGTGCTGGAGAAGCTGAAGTTGAATATGAAGAAGCAGGTGCTTCTTAA
- the glmU gene encoding bifunctional UDP-N-acetylglucosamine diphosphorylase/glucosamine-1-phosphate N-acetyltransferase GlmU codes for MSNRYAVVLAAGKGTRMKSNLYKVLHPVLGKPMVQHVVDQLKALQLSSITTVVGFGAEKVQDQLGTDSEFVIQEEQLGTGHAVQQAEKFLGDKKGTTIVVCGDTPLLTKDTLQAVLDHHEQEAAAVTILTAHADNPAGYGRIVRNEDSQVSKIVEQKDATDAEQAIQEINTGTYCFDNEWLFDALKQVSNDNSQGEYYLPDVIEIAQKANKNVSAYQTADFAETIGVNDRVALSQAEKLMKLRINEQHMRNGVTIIDPDNTYIGSDVKIGTDVVIEPGCVLKGSTTIHNEAVIGPNSELNDCEIGEHTVVRHSVVNSSAVGQRVQIGPFAHIRPAASIGDDTKIGNFVEIKKAKIENNSKVSHLSYIGDAEVGRNVNIGCGTITVNYDGKNKFKTIIEDDAFIGCNANLIAPVTIGKGSLVAAGSTIHEDVPGDALSIGRAKQVNKEDYAKKYK; via the coding sequence TTGTCTAATCGATATGCAGTAGTTTTAGCAGCTGGTAAAGGTACCAGAATGAAATCAAATCTATACAAAGTACTTCATCCGGTTTTAGGAAAGCCTATGGTTCAACATGTGGTTGATCAATTAAAAGCGTTACAACTATCAAGTATAACGACGGTAGTTGGATTCGGTGCAGAGAAAGTACAGGATCAATTAGGAACGGATTCCGAATTTGTTATTCAGGAAGAGCAGCTTGGGACAGGCCATGCCGTTCAGCAAGCAGAGAAGTTTTTAGGTGATAAAAAAGGGACAACAATTGTTGTTTGTGGTGATACCCCATTACTAACAAAGGATACGTTGCAAGCAGTATTAGATCATCATGAACAAGAGGCAGCAGCTGTAACGATACTTACCGCTCATGCTGATAATCCGGCAGGTTACGGAAGAATTGTCCGAAACGAAGACAGTCAAGTTAGTAAAATTGTAGAACAAAAAGATGCAACTGATGCTGAACAGGCGATTCAGGAGATTAACACAGGTACATATTGTTTTGATAATGAATGGTTATTTGATGCACTCAAGCAGGTTTCGAATGATAATTCACAAGGGGAATATTATTTGCCAGATGTGATCGAAATTGCACAGAAAGCAAATAAAAACGTGTCAGCCTATCAAACAGCTGATTTTGCTGAAACGATTGGTGTCAATGATCGTGTTGCACTTTCTCAAGCAGAAAAACTAATGAAATTACGGATTAATGAGCAACATATGAGAAATGGCGTTACGATTATTGATCCTGATAATACATACATTGGATCAGATGTGAAGATCGGAACCGATGTTGTTATTGAGCCTGGCTGTGTATTAAAAGGCTCCACAACGATTCATAACGAAGCTGTTATTGGGCCAAATTCAGAGCTGAACGATTGTGAGATTGGTGAGCACACTGTTGTACGCCATAGTGTGGTGAATTCAAGCGCTGTTGGTCAACGTGTCCAAATTGGACCATTTGCGCACATTCGTCCAGCTGCTTCGATTGGTGATGACACCAAAATAGGTAACTTTGTTGAAATTAAAAAAGCAAAAATCGAAAATAACAGTAAGGTATCTCACCTTAGCTATATAGGCGACGCCGAAGTTGGTCGTAATGTCAATATTGGCTGTGGAACGATTACTGTCAATTATGATGGTAAAAATAAATTCAAAACCATTATTGAAGATGATGCGTTTATTGGCTGTAATGCGAATTTGATCGCACCGGTAACGATTGGTAAGGGCTCATTAGTGGCAGCAGGTTCGACCATTCACGAGGATGTTCCTGGTGATGCATTATCTATTGGCCGAGCAAAACAAGTGAACAAAGAAGATTACGCAAAAAAATATAAATAA
- a CDS encoding ribose-phosphate diphosphokinase, which translates to MSYKDSSLKVFTLNSNPNLAEEIAANIGVELGKSSVTKFSDGEIQINIEESIRGCDVYVVQSTCEPGNQHIMELLIMIDALKRASAKSINIVMPYYGYARQDRKARAREPITAKLVADLLQTAGATRVITLDLHAPQIQGFFDIPVDQLVGVPILSSYWSKKGLDDIVVVSPDHGGVTRARQLADRLKAPIAIIDKRRPRPNVAEVMNIVGNIEGRTAILIDDIIDTAGTITLGANALIENGATEVYACCTHPVLSGPAIERIEHSNIKELVVTNSIPLQEEKHLDKITQLSVAPLISEAIIRVHERQSVSILFD; encoded by the coding sequence ATGTCCTATAAGGATTCATCCTTAAAAGTATTTACATTAAACTCGAATCCAAACCTAGCCGAAGAGATTGCAGCCAATATTGGGGTGGAATTAGGAAAAAGCTCGGTAACGAAATTTAGTGATGGAGAAATTCAGATCAATATAGAAGAAAGTATACGTGGCTGCGATGTATATGTTGTGCAGTCCACTTGTGAGCCAGGTAACCAGCACATCATGGAATTATTAATCATGATCGACGCGTTAAAACGAGCTTCAGCCAAATCGATTAATATTGTAATGCCTTATTATGGGTATGCGAGACAAGACCGAAAAGCACGTGCTCGTGAACCAATCACGGCTAAACTTGTTGCTGATTTATTACAAACAGCTGGTGCTACAAGAGTCATTACGCTGGATCTCCATGCTCCGCAGATCCAAGGTTTCTTTGATATTCCAGTTGATCAATTGGTCGGGGTACCAATTCTTTCAAGTTACTGGAGTAAAAAAGGGCTGGATGATATTGTCGTAGTATCTCCAGACCACGGCGGGGTAACAAGAGCGCGACAACTAGCAGACCGCTTAAAAGCACCAATCGCAATTATTGATAAGCGTCGTCCGCGTCCGAATGTAGCAGAAGTAATGAATATTGTCGGTAATATCGAAGGAAGAACAGCGATATTGATTGATGATATCATTGATACAGCAGGCACAATTACGTTAGGTGCAAATGCGCTGATCGAAAACGGGGCAACCGAAGTATATGCTTGCTGTACGCACCCTGTCTTATCAGGACCAGCAATTGAACGAATTGAACATTCTAACATTAAAGAATTAGTGGTAACAAATTCTATTCCATTACAAGAAGAAAAGCATTTAGATAAGATTACACAGCTATCAGTAGCGCCATTAATCAGTGAAGCGATTATCCGTGTTCACGAACGTCAATCCGTTAGTATTTTATTTGATTAA
- a CDS encoding 50S ribosomal protein L25/general stress protein Ctc, with amino-acid sequence MAITLEAKKREDLRTSNTKAIRLAGEVPAIIYGYQVDPKTVAVNSLELLKTVRDEGKNAIISLQVDGDSVDVMLHEYQTDPLKDELVHADFYAVNMKEELDVQVPVVLNGEAIGVKEGGVLQQPLYELALRAKPKDIPEQITIEVAGLNVGDSILVSDLKEGKNYEIMEDEGTTIVSILVPDEEPAEEPEAAEESEEPEAAADTEEDKNEE; translated from the coding sequence ATGGCAATAACATTAGAAGCGAAGAAAAGAGAAGATTTACGTACATCAAATACAAAAGCAATTCGATTAGCAGGAGAAGTACCTGCAATCATTTACGGATATCAAGTAGATCCTAAAACAGTTGCAGTAAACAGTCTTGAATTATTAAAAACAGTAAGAGATGAAGGGAAAAACGCGATTATCTCTTTACAGGTAGATGGTGATTCAGTAGATGTCATGCTGCACGAATACCAAACCGATCCATTGAAGGACGAATTAGTGCACGCCGATTTCTATGCGGTGAATATGAAAGAAGAGCTGGATGTCCAGGTGCCTGTAGTATTAAATGGTGAAGCAATCGGTGTGAAAGAAGGTGGCGTATTACAGCAGCCATTGTATGAATTAGCACTTCGAGCAAAACCAAAGGATATTCCAGAACAAATTACGATTGAAGTTGCGGGTTTGAATGTTGGTGACAGTATTCTTGTTTCCGACTTGAAGGAAGGCAAGAATTACGAAATTATGGAAGATGAAGGAACGACTATCGTATCGATCCTTGTTCCAGATGAAGAGCCAGCAGAAGAACCGGAAGCAGCCGAAGAATCGGAAGAACCGGAAGCTGCAGCAGATACGGAAGAAGATAAAAACGAAGAATAA
- the pth gene encoding aminoacyl-tRNA hydrolase: protein MKCIVGLGNPGSKYHETRHNVGFMVIDELLKRHGWQLSKGKFKGHFTIETYEGEKVILLEPQTFMNLSGESLRPLMEFYDLTPEQVTVIYDDLDLPLGKIRLRQTGGHGGHNGVRSCIDQLGTKQFNRLRFGIGRPESPITVTDYVLGKFNDDEKTDLEPAINHAADAMEAWVTKPFQKVMNDYNK, encoded by the coding sequence ATGAAATGTATCGTAGGATTAGGGAATCCAGGAAGTAAATATCACGAAACGCGGCATAACGTTGGCTTTATGGTTATCGATGAATTACTAAAGCGCCATGGCTGGCAATTAAGCAAAGGAAAGTTTAAAGGTCACTTTACCATCGAAACGTATGAAGGTGAAAAGGTGATCCTGTTAGAGCCACAAACGTTTATGAATTTGTCAGGTGAATCGCTTCGGCCACTGATGGAGTTTTATGATTTAACGCCGGAACAAGTGACGGTTATCTATGATGATCTGGATTTACCGCTTGGCAAAATCCGTTTAAGACAAACAGGTGGCCATGGTGGTCATAATGGTGTACGTTCCTGTATCGATCAATTAGGAACAAAGCAATTTAACCGGCTGCGTTTTGGTATTGGAAGACCGGAATCACCAATAACTGTCACTGATTATGTATTAGGCAAGTTCAATGATGACGAAAAAACGGATTTAGAACCAGCTATTAATCATGCAGCTGATGCCATGGAAGCATGGGTGACAAAGCCTTTTCAGAAGGTAATGAACGATTATAACAAATAA
- a CDS encoding anti-sigma-F factor Fin, translating into MTLIYSCKHCGTEIGRLQPHMLNLEKIGWHVLSMEEKEKLIQYHPDQPMTLQSICENCQQLLDQHPQYHELDYFIQ; encoded by the coding sequence ATGACCTTAATTTATTCATGCAAGCATTGTGGTACCGAAATTGGCAGATTGCAGCCACACATGTTAAATTTAGAAAAGATCGGCTGGCATGTCCTGTCAATGGAGGAGAAGGAAAAGCTTATCCAATATCATCCTGATCAACCGATGACATTACAGTCTATCTGTGAGAATTGTCAGCAATTATTAGATCAGCATCCACAATATCATGAACTAGATTATTTTATTCAATAA
- the mfd gene encoding transcription-repair coupling factor, which yields MYELKQYLQDRDDFYSIIDGVQSGLKEQLVSGLSGSAKSMFAGLIQESTQKKSIIITHQLSQAQQLYEDLQEFSTDEHIYLYPVNELLASELAVASPELLSQRILALNNWLNQDNGILIAPVAALKRMLPPMAYWQEYQLDVALDQVIDIDQTLTTLIEMGYVRQDMTASPGEFSLRGGILDIYPITEDQPIRIELFDDEIDSIRYYDAESQRSLEKQDSMRIYPTTELLLKEHDLVAAAQKLEESLHDTMKKIKNKSDQQILTESITADIERLNHCERFQEMRKYVSFFYEQNYSLLDYLPEDGFVILDEMSRIQETAVHLDNEEQEWLKDNLQRGKAVRDLQLSFDWHDAWQRMKQQRLYLSVFLRHIPNTNPANIVNLSCRAMQQFHGQMNLLQNEMERWHKADYSVIILAPNRSRMEKIQSVLEDYQMNAVISEELPALPVSQPVITIGNVSGGFELPMHKLAVITENELFKQKTTRKKRKQKISNAERIKSYQELQVGDYVVHTNHGIGRYIGIETLAVNGLHKDFMLLKYSGDDKLFVPIDQIDLVQKYVGSEGKEPKLYRLGGNDWNKVKRKVQSKVEDIADDLMKLYAEREAAKGFAFSPDTEMQRDFEASFPYQETEDQIRCIEEIKEDMEKERPMDRLLCGDVGYGKTEVAIRAAFKAITEGKQVAILVPTTILAQQHYETVLERFQDYPINIGLLSRFRTRKQQTETLKGLKNGTIDIVIGTHRLLSKDVVYKELGLLVVDEEQRFGVKHKEKIKQLKTNVDVLTLTATPIPRTLHMSMLGVRDLSVIETPPENRFPIQTYVMEYNAPLVREAIERELSRGGQVFFLYNRVESIDKVAQDIQMLVEDARVTVAHGQMNESELENVMFSFLEGEADVLVSTTIIETGVDIPNVNTLIVNDADKMGLSQLYQLRGRVGRSNRVAYAYFTYQQDKILTEVSEKRLQAIKEFTELGSGFKIAMRDLSIRGAGNILGAQQHGFIDSVGFDMYSQMLNEAVEAKKQGKAVEDVQPFEVDLDLKVDAYIPDQYIPDEKQKIDMYKRFQAIYSQEDIHDLRDELIDRFGDYPEEVANLFHVSTLKMMAKREKIEAITERKQKIEVLVDGDRSQEIDGAKLFEFANQYGRQIQLGTEDRKLKVTFRFEPSQHFKRYELLEEFIQTLTEMKQTPVA from the coding sequence ATGTATGAACTAAAGCAATATCTTCAAGACCGCGATGATTTCTATTCGATTATTGATGGGGTTCAATCCGGTTTAAAAGAACAACTTGTATCTGGTTTATCGGGTTCCGCAAAAAGTATGTTTGCTGGATTAATCCAGGAATCAACGCAAAAGAAGTCCATCATTATTACGCATCAATTATCACAGGCACAGCAGTTATATGAGGACCTCCAGGAATTTTCAACTGATGAACACATCTATTTATATCCTGTAAACGAGTTGTTGGCTTCTGAATTAGCGGTGGCAAGCCCAGAGTTATTAAGTCAGCGAATCCTCGCTTTGAATAATTGGCTGAACCAAGATAATGGCATATTAATTGCACCTGTAGCTGCTTTGAAGCGGATGTTACCGCCGATGGCATATTGGCAAGAATACCAGCTGGATGTTGCCCTTGATCAAGTAATTGATATCGATCAGACACTAACCACGTTAATTGAAATGGGTTATGTCAGGCAGGATATGACCGCGAGTCCTGGAGAGTTCAGTTTGCGTGGTGGTATTTTAGATATTTATCCAATTACCGAAGATCAGCCAATCCGTATCGAGTTATTTGATGATGAAATTGACTCTATTCGCTATTATGATGCGGAATCGCAACGGTCATTAGAGAAGCAGGACAGCATGAGGATCTATCCTACAACGGAATTGTTGCTGAAGGAACATGATCTTGTTGCAGCGGCACAGAAGCTAGAAGAATCCCTTCATGACACAATGAAAAAAATCAAAAACAAATCAGATCAGCAAATATTGACGGAGTCGATAACGGCTGACATAGAACGATTAAACCATTGTGAGCGTTTTCAGGAAATGAGAAAATACGTCTCCTTTTTCTATGAACAAAACTATAGTTTACTAGACTATTTACCAGAAGATGGTTTTGTTATCTTGGATGAAATGAGCAGAATCCAGGAAACAGCCGTACACCTCGACAATGAAGAGCAAGAATGGCTGAAAGATAATCTCCAAAGAGGAAAAGCTGTTCGGGATTTACAATTGTCGTTTGACTGGCATGATGCATGGCAACGGATGAAACAACAGCGTTTGTACCTCTCTGTTTTCTTGCGTCACATACCGAACACCAATCCGGCAAATATTGTGAACTTATCTTGCCGTGCTATGCAACAATTTCATGGGCAAATGAATCTGTTACAAAATGAAATGGAGCGTTGGCATAAGGCGGATTACTCGGTTATTATTCTGGCACCAAATCGCAGCAGAATGGAAAAAATTCAGTCCGTACTGGAAGATTACCAAATGAATGCTGTGATCAGTGAAGAATTACCAGCATTGCCTGTTTCACAGCCTGTGATTACGATTGGCAACGTTAGTGGTGGTTTTGAGTTACCCATGCATAAATTGGCGGTCATCACTGAGAATGAATTATTTAAACAAAAAACAACACGAAAAAAACGAAAACAAAAAATATCGAATGCAGAACGGATCAAAAGTTATCAGGAGTTACAAGTTGGCGATTACGTTGTGCATACCAATCATGGTATTGGCCGCTATATTGGTATTGAAACATTAGCAGTGAACGGATTGCATAAAGATTTTATGCTGCTTAAATATTCAGGTGACGATAAACTATTTGTACCTATCGATCAGATTGATCTGGTTCAGAAATATGTTGGTTCTGAAGGTAAGGAGCCGAAGTTATACCGCTTGGGTGGTAACGACTGGAATAAAGTCAAACGAAAAGTGCAATCCAAAGTAGAAGATATTGCAGATGACCTGATGAAGTTATATGCAGAAAGAGAAGCTGCCAAAGGCTTTGCTTTTTCTCCAGATACGGAAATGCAACGTGACTTTGAAGCTTCTTTCCCGTATCAGGAAACAGAGGATCAAATACGTTGTATCGAAGAAATCAAAGAAGATATGGAGAAAGAACGACCTATGGATCGACTGCTTTGTGGGGACGTTGGGTATGGCAAGACAGAGGTGGCGATTCGTGCCGCGTTTAAAGCAATAACAGAAGGCAAACAAGTGGCGATCCTCGTTCCAACGACCATTTTGGCCCAACAGCACTATGAAACAGTATTGGAACGTTTTCAAGATTATCCAATTAATATAGGTCTGCTCAGCCGGTTCCGAACACGTAAGCAGCAAACGGAAACGTTGAAAGGATTAAAAAATGGTACCATCGATATTGTGATTGGTACACACCGTTTATTGTCTAAAGATGTGGTATATAAAGAATTAGGATTACTGGTTGTTGATGAAGAGCAACGATTTGGTGTGAAGCATAAGGAAAAAATTAAACAATTAAAAACAAATGTCGATGTTTTAACGTTAACAGCGACACCTATTCCACGTACATTACACATGTCGATGCTTGGGGTGCGTGATCTGTCTGTCATTGAAACACCACCGGAAAATCGATTCCCAATTCAGACCTATGTCATGGAATACAATGCACCGTTAGTAAGAGAAGCGATTGAGCGGGAATTGTCCCGTGGAGGCCAAGTATTCTTTTTATACAATCGTGTTGAATCGATTGATAAGGTCGCACAAGATATTCAAATGCTTGTAGAAGATGCTCGTGTGACAGTTGCCCATGGACAGATGAACGAATCGGAATTGGAGAATGTTATGTTTTCCTTCTTAGAAGGCGAAGCAGATGTGTTAGTAAGTACGACGATTATTGAAACAGGGGTAGATATCCCGAATGTGAACACGTTAATTGTTAATGACGCGGATAAAATGGGGCTAAGCCAACTCTATCAATTGCGTGGACGAGTAGGTCGTTCCAATCGCGTTGCCTATGCGTATTTCACCTATCAGCAGGATAAAATTCTAACAGAAGTGTCAGAGAAAAGGTTACAGGCTATCAAGGAATTTACCGAATTAGGATCTGGATTTAAAATTGCCATGCGTGATTTATCGATTCGAGGTGCTGGAAATATATTAGGTGCGCAACAGCACGGATTTATCGATTCAGTAGGTTTTGATATGTATTCTCAAATGCTGAATGAAGCGGTAGAAGCGAAAAAACAAGGAAAAGCAGTGGAAGATGTGCAACCATTTGAAGTCGATTTAGACTTGAAAGTCGATGCCTATATTCCAGATCAATATATTCCTGATGAGAAACAAAAGATTGATATGTATAAACGTTTCCAAGCTATTTATTCACAAGAAGATATTCATGACCTTCGTGATGAATTAATTGATCGTTTTGGCGATTATCCAGAAGAGGTGGCAAACCTATTCCATGTGTCGACGTTAAAAATGATGGCCAAACGGGAAAAAATCGAAGCTATTACCGAACGAAAACAAAAAATTGAAGTATTGGTGGATGGCGATAGAAGTCAGGAAATTGACGGAGCCAAATTATTTGAGTTTGCTAACCAATATGGACGTCAAATTCAACTCGGCACCGAAGACCGTAAATTAAAGGTCACTTTCCGGTTTGAACCATCTCAACATTTCAAGCGTTATGAGCTGTTAGAGGAATTTATCCAGACCTTAACCGAGATGAAACAAACGCCAGTTGCCTAA
- the spoVT gene encoding stage V sporulation protein T — MKATGIVRRIDDLGRVVIPKEIRRTLRIREGDPLEIFVDRDGEVILKKYSPISELGDFATEYAEALFDSLDLSVLISDRDEIIAVAGESKKDYLSKHISKKIDQMMDNRESFMETSKSSLEIIENKEEELEAYLIQPIVAGGDPIGCMVIFTKEAKDFGDAEKKSAQTAATFLAKQME, encoded by the coding sequence ATGAAGGCAACAGGTATTGTACGACGTATTGATGATTTAGGAAGGGTAGTAATTCCAAAAGAAATTCGCCGGACACTCCGGATACGTGAAGGTGATCCGCTAGAGATCTTTGTTGATCGCGATGGTGAAGTTATTTTGAAGAAGTATTCGCCAATTAGTGAACTAGGTGATTTTGCTACGGAGTATGCGGAGGCATTATTCGATTCATTAGATTTATCGGTTCTCATCAGTGATCGTGACGAGATAATTGCTGTAGCAGGTGAGTCAAAGAAGGATTATTTAAGTAAACATATATCGAAAAAGATTGATCAAATGATGGATAACAGAGAATCATTTATGGAAACAAGCAAGAGCAGCCTAGAAATAATTGAAAACAAAGAAGAAGAGCTGGAAGCCTATCTCATTCAGCCAATAGTAGCTGGTGGCGATCCAATCGGATGTATGGTGATCTTTACAAAGGAAGCGAAAGATTTTGGAGATGCAGAGAAGAAATCAGCCCAAACCGCAGCAACTTTTCTTGCCAAGCAAATGGAATAG